CAACAAATAAATGACTATCGTTATAGCTTAACATCATTTCCATGAAATCAACTGCCACTGAGACATAGATCGATGAACACATTGATGATTAACATATATGCCGAGCCAGTTAATTATTTGATGAATTATGTGGTTAACTACATGTACTTATAACTTTTGTTGCGCATATGTACTTACAACTTTTGGTTTTCTATAATCATAAAAATGTGGATGTGACGTTCCTTTGTATCAACTAAAATTGTTCTGCTTAAATAACAATATACTAAATTATATGGTCAGGTTATAATCTGCTACACAATTTCCTATTCTTTTGAAGCAGGAATAAAACTATTATGTAGTATATGAGCAGGCAGACAAGAAATAGTAGAACACGGCAGTAATACAATAGCAAAACAACGCATATACTATCATGCAGATTGCAATATGAAAATTTTCATTTCTTATATGATTAAATTATCTTCCCAATGAGAACATGACAAAAACTGGACTGATCATGCATGTAATATATAGAGCAAGAGCAACAGCTAGTCACTCAACataagatatatatatatgtgtgtgtgtgtgtgtgtgtgtgtgtgtgtgtgtatttgTCAGGAAGCATGTGGTTAAATTAGATTAACAATCTTATTAATTAATCTCATGGTGCAGAGTGCAAGTTTTGTAAGGCCTTGGGACAAGTACTTGAAAGATCTCACTCCAATGCCTTGATCGACATGGTGAGATCCAAAGTACTCAGCCCCAGAGCGGCCTTCTTGCTGCGGCTATCTGTTGCAACCTCTAACCTTCTGGCATCGCCGCAGCCGCCATCGTCAACGGCAACGCAATCCCGGAGTGACAGAGACAGAGAAAGTGGCAGATTGTTGTTGTGGTTGCCCACCTCCAACTCAGCGCTGCTCCTCTTCTTGCCCCTGCCATTATTGTCTGCCTCCACGTTGGGGCTCAGGCTTAGCTGCAACTCCGGCGTCCATCCACTCGCCTCCGACGCCAATGTTTTCTTCCTCCACGCATCTGTTTCGAATCGCGTTTCCTTAACCTCAATATTTTTGGAAGGAGCCGTCGGCTCTCGCTGCTCCTGCTTTTGCAACTGCACAGAGGCATACACAAATATCGTTCATAActtcatatatattttgtgaAAGAACCTTGCAACTTGCAATCTAACTCAAGCTATATATGTGGACAATTAATGGTACGTACCAGTGGTAGGGATCCTGATTCACGCGTTGCCCCGACGAGATCTGATGACGACGTTGTGCTAATGTTACGGCTGGGGTGGTCGCAGCCATTGCTGCCGGCGGCACGTGGCCACAAAGATGGGCTGAGCTCAAAACCAGTAGTGGTGAGCCGCGCTGCCGACATTGTCCTCGAGGTGGGCCGTGGGCTGCTGCCGATCCCGTTAATGCTTCCGACTTTTGCGCCATCTTCTGGCCTACGGTCAGCGGCGCCGCTCATTGATGccaacggcgacgtccggTTAGCGGCGTTGGCGTCCCTCGCGTTGAACTTATCCGGCGTCGGCTTGCGGTCCTTCCTGAAGGTCATCTCGTGCACGAGTCCTTTTGCTGGAACATGGTCATTAACGGCGGCTGTCCTTGCCGCAGCCACGCGCTGGGTGAACGCCCATTCTTGATTCCTAGATACAAGGATAACAGACAAGTATTAGGGTTTCGACATGGTCATTCACATCACACAGCATTATAGTGTTTGTACTAGTTTTGATGAGTATACTGTGTTGTTGACTTGTTTTGTTGTCCTGCTTTGGGTACCTAAGACTACTGTAGTTGTTGGAGTCGAAGGTATGTATTGCAGATGGAGGCTTCCGGCGTTGGAGGAGACCGTAAATCTGCCTAGTATCCGGCAAGTCGGCGTTTCTCGACGCCAAGATCCCGCTGTTCTCGTTCAACCTGGAGGACAAAGAGGACCCAGCAGCTCGCTGGAAGAACATGTCGTGGAATCGATGGTCCGCTCTCCTCATGTGGAAATTCATGGGGGGAAATACTGCAGAAATTAATTGGAAAAAATCAAGGAAACGAACTCCACGaatgatatatatttatatatgtttctagcaagctagctaggtagcATCCTGCTGGATTAATAATTAACCTGATGATATGGCTGCCCTCTCGTGGCTTGACTGGTGTTCTATCTTTTTGCTTCGGTACATCTGAAAAGTAGACATGCATGGATGAATAGCAAAAGGGTTAACTAGGTCCAACCCTTGTCATgtgaaggaaaggaaaaactaGCCACCAAGAAGACATGAGAAGTAGGTGTTTCCTTTTCTGCTTTTACCTGCAAGTGGCTTTTTACATGAGCAATGCTGAGCCCCCTCACATTCATCATCTGAAGCACAAGCTTTGGGGTTGCTCCTATATATCAACAAAAGTAACACAAAAATCGTTTAGATGAATCACGGACAAAGGAGAAATTAATTGTGAGAATTTATATAAAGAGATCGATGCACCACAACAAAAACAATCCATATACTAGGAGTGGGGATTTCTTACTCTCTTGGCCGCCCAGCCGCTCGACAGCGCGGAGGAACGCCATGTGGAGGTCAGGCGTCCACCGGAGCCGGGGGTGCTTAGACCGGTTGTACTGCCGCACCGTCGGCACCTTCTCGCAGCCGTCCATGTCGCCCTTTCTGCTGTCCGAATCGTTGTttgtgctgctgttgttgctggaATTCCTTCCTCCTGCAACCTCACTTGTGCTACCACCACCACCGTTGTCATCGTCGTCAGCATCGTTGTAGTACATGTTCCCAGCCTCACTGAAATCCTCGTTGAGGTCCAGGGTCGCCAGTGGTACGGCGTTGTCCCAGGTTCCCGTTCCCTTACCATCATCTTCAAGAAtctccaccacctcctgctTCTCCTTCACCTCCCCCATGCCCCTCCTGgactccaccaccaccttctTCTTGACCCCTAATTAAGTCTAACCCACCATGTTAAGACTGGAATGACGATGTGGGAGCTAGTAGGAAccgggaaggaagaagaggggaaTGTCTTGGGAATAATTGGTAGGGAGAGGGGGAAAGAAGATAGCATAAGCAAGCTACTTAAGGATGCAGAAATAATTTAAGGGACGGGGGAAATGGACAAGTAGTCTGCATTGACTAATTTTCTGGACTGGTATTCCGTCTGTTCCCTTTTTCTATAGATTGAAGGAATTGGGGCGTATACTACTGTTGTTATTTTGTGATGGGTGCTGGGGAATTTATTATTTGATGTGGGGCCCTACACACTGACTATCAGTTGGCTAATGACTGGCTGAAAGTTAAGCAAAAGGAGAACGTTGACACTTTCTACTGGACTCTTAGTGATAACAATTGTTTCTCTTGTGTTTTGCAGCATTAGTTGTGTGCCTAattaaccatgcatgcatggtataAGTGTGTGGTAATAGTCCCTCGGCTCCCAAAGTATGGCGTATATATAAGTTCGTCATAAAGAGATTTTTAAAGTTCCATCAAGTCTATAGGAAAAGATTAATTAACATATCATCTAAAATACCAGATCAATATAGCATCCTACGTGCTAGATATTCATTGAATATATAAATTCTTATGGTCAGTTTATTTTACCATAGATATACATACTTTTTAGCTATACAGTCTTGGTCTGAATTTACATATTTAGGTGAGGAAGTCCGGCCGGGATTTCTTAATTAATAAGTGAATATCCCCCCGGCCCCACCTTCAGAACCATTATTGTGCGACATAGGAAGTTAATATTTTATCAGAATGGTTTTGAACGATCAACGAGTATGAAACGAGAGTTTGACTCAGGTCTGCAGAAATAAATACAATTTAATTTCTTGGGTACGTATAGCACCTCGGCCCCATGCATGATGTGATCAAGCTGATGACTCTGCTAATGACGATGTCGACGTTTGGCAAAAGAATTCTACGCATATTTAGTTTAGACCAGCTTGTAAACTCTCCTTTCACTAGCTACAACTAGAATGTTCATACATTCCAGCCGAGAACATTTTCGAAAGTGGCGTCCGATTCCATGCTACATTTCTCCTAGTTCCGCTCGCTACTGTATGAGAGAAATCCTTGTAATAGCTTTTTCCAATCTAGCCAGGGTTTCATGTTCAAATTTTCAGCAAGCTAGCCTTCCGATATTCATATAGTAGCAAAAATAATTTAAGGTTTAAATTTCAACAAATTTCGGTAATTTTGGCGTGCCTCAAAATTTTAGCCTCTTGGTAAAAAAATGTCgttttgattcaaatttgagcTCAACCAAAATAGTTCATATATACTCGATCCATCCTAAAATCTAGTAGGTCAATTTTCTATTTTGATCGAAAACCAAGAAATTAACTTGTGCTAGACAAATCTATGTTCTGCTCTAGTTTTGATAAATTTTGGGGGATTCAAATACAGAATTCCGAAATAGGTTCTCAAAGATTCCCTTAATTTCAGTCATTTTGGTGTATACCAAAGTTTTTGTCCAAAACAACATTTTAAAACCTTGCAAACTAAAACATTCCTTCACAATTTTGACAATTTAAATATAAGCAAATTTAAATTGGGGGTAGATGTTCATGACGTTTTTTGGGTTATTGAGGCAAAATTATGTTTGGGGTACTGCGTCTTCCTTCCTGAGATAAGCTATTTCAAGGATCGATCGAGATACTATTATTGTTGAAAACTTCACGGTTTTACTAGCTTTCCACACGTTCCACAGCACATGTACGATGGCCTCGCTGAACAATAAGTAATTTACTCATTTGCCTTTAGGAATGGATGGATCGAGATAGACGGTTCTTTTACAAAGGCAACGCCGGCAAAGAACTGATCACATATTATCTTATCGATC
This is a stretch of genomic DNA from Brachypodium distachyon strain Bd21 chromosome 1, Brachypodium_distachyon_v3.0, whole genome shotgun sequence. It encodes these proteins:
- the LOC100830272 gene encoding uncharacterized protein LOC100830272, whose translation is MGEVKEKQEVVEILEDDGKGTGTWDNAVPLATLDLNEDFSEAGNMYYNDADDDDNGGGGSTSEVAGGRNSSNNSSTNNDSDSRKGDMDGCEKVPTVRQYNRSKHPRLRWTPDLHMAFLRAVERLGGQERATPKLVLQMMNVRGLSIAHVKSHLQMYRSKKIEHQSSHERAAISSVFPPMNFHMRRADHRFHDMFFQRAAGSSLSSRLNENSGILASRNADLPDTRQIYGLLQRRKPPSAIHTFDSNNYSSLRNQEWAFTQRVAAARTAAVNDHVPAKGLVHEMTFRKDRKPTPDKFNARDANAANRTSPLASMSGAADRRPEDGAKVGSINGIGSSPRPTSRTMSAARLTTTGFELSPSLWPRAAGSNGCDHPSRNISTTSSSDLVGATRESGSLPLLQKQEQREPTAPSKNIEVKETRFETDAWRKKTLASEASGWTPELQLSLSPNVEADNNGRGKKRSSAELEVGNHNNNLPLSLSLSLRDCVAVDDGGCGDARRLEVATDSRSKKAALGLSTLDLTMSIKALE